Genomic segment of Vibrio celticus:
CCAGGTGGATTCGGCTTGCTTTCAGACCTAGCGACCAACGAGCAATTCGCAGCTATTGCGGCTAAACATTACGAAGATGGCGGTGTGATCGCATCAGTATGTCACGGCCCTGCGGCGCTGCTTCCGATTGTTCTGAGCAACGGTGAAAAATTACTAAGTTCTAAATCGGTGACTGGCTTTACACGTGAAGAAGAGATCGACTTTGGCACCATCAACGACATTCCATTCCTACTGGAAGAGTCGCTTGCTCGCAGCGCTGCGCGTTTCAACAAAGTTCAGCCTTGGCAAGAACTTGTGATTGTTGATGAGCGAGTGATTACAGGCCAGAACCCAACCAGCGCACACGCTGTAGGTGCAGCTCTGGTTAAGCAGCTCTCTTATTAAAATCAGTCTCTTAGCTAAATCAAGGGCTTAATCGAATCACTGGCGTTACGCAAATAAGTAATAAGCGCGGTGAAACAAAAAAGAGCATACTTACACCTCAATATTCATGAGAGAAGTATGCTCTTTTCTAATTCTGTCGCTATTAAGTGCTAGTGGCTAGTTACTTCGCAAGATCCCTTCAAGCACATTGAACAGCAAGTCGATCTCTTCAATCGAGTTGTAATGCATACAACCAATACGCACCACGCCCTGCTCTTCGATACCCAGCTGCTTCACCAAACCTAGCGCGTAGAAGTGACCATTCCACACACAGATATTATGCTCACCCAGCTTCTTGGCGATGAACTCTGGAGAATGGTTTTCAAAGGTAACCGCAAAGGTTGGCGTTCTTAGGTTCGAGTCAAACTCGGTTTTTCCATAAAGCTTTGCCCCTTCAAGATCAGACAAGCGTTTAAGGAAGTACTCACTAAGTTGGCTCTCGTGCTTATTATACAGCGCGTAGCTTTGCTCTAAACGAGAACGCAATGAGTCGGTTGGATCACCGAACTGCGCTAAGTAATCGACCGCTGCAATCACACCGGCAAGGCCTTCAAAACTTTGCGTACCTGTTTCAAAACGACCTGGGCCGATATTGGTTGCAGGCTCTACCTTGTAAGGTTTTAACGTGTGTAGCCATTGAGGTGCAACATAAGCAATGCCCACATGCGGGCCGAAGAACTTATAAGCTGAGCACGCTAAGAAATCACAATTCAGTTGCTGAACATCAATCAAATGATGCGGCGCGTAATGCACGGCATCGACATAAACCTGAGCACCATGCTGATGTGCAAGCTCAATAACTTTTGCCATGTCGACAATAGAGCCCGTCGTATTCGAGGCAAACGTCACCGCGACAAGCTTGGTTTTCTCGTTAAGCAGCGATTCAAAATGCGCCATATCCAAACTGCAATCTGATTCGTCTACACGAACTTGGCGAACAATCGCACCTTTGTCGTCTGCCGCTTGCTGCCAGCTCGATACATTCGAATAATGATCTAAAGCCGTGACGATAACTTCATCGCCCTCTTTCCAATCTCGGCTGATCGCTCGGCTAAGTTGGAAGGTCAGCGATGTCATGTTCGCACCGAACACAACGTTGCCAGAAGACTCCGCATTAAGCAGTGCTTGCGCCGCTTCTCGCGCTTGCTGCATTAAGCTTGTGGTCTTTTGGCTAGAAAAGTAGTGCCCACCTAGGTTTGAATTGAAATGCCCTAGGTATTCGGTCATTGAAGCTAAAACATTCTCAGGCACCTGAGAGCCACCCGGCCCATCAAAGAAAGTGACTGGCTTGCCATTATGATATTGGCCTAACGCGCTAAACTGTTGGCGCACATCATTAAGAGTGAAGGACATTGCGCGCATCCTTAGCCGTTAATACAAACACATCCATGTAGCCCATCTCGCCATGGTCTATGGTACGAATCGGTTGTGCATTGTGCCAAAGCTTACTATCAGCAAGCATTGCCACTTCGCCATCGCCTAACACTTTTCTGAAGAACGGTGCTTCGTGGCTATCTTGATAAAGCATCACTTCACCACCAACGATGTTGTGACGAGTAACACCAATGATCGCGATGTGGTCGAAGCCGTCTTGGTGAACACCTTCTGGTGCAACCTGAGTTTCTTCAAAAATAGCGGCAATGCGGATTTGATGGATTTCGATTTCTTGTCCGTCTTCAAGCCCGTTGGTTTCAATAAACAGTTCACACATCTCTTGCATGCCTTCGCTGCTTAGGATTTGTGCTTCAATCGGCTCGAACTGACGAACAACGTCACCTTGAAAGTGATTAATGTCTTCAGACTGAAC
This window contains:
- a CDS encoding type 1 glutamine amidotransferase domain-containing protein produces the protein MKKILIPVTNHATLGDTDQANGTYAPELTHALKEIIAAGFEYDIASIKGGKGPLYGTDIEGDSVNAEILTDDDFQNRINNTIPVSQINAESYDAIFYPGGFGLLSDLATNEQFAAIAAKHYEDGGVIASVCHGPAALLPIVLSNGEKLLSSKSVTGFTREEEIDFGTINDIPFLLEESLARSAARFNKVQPWQELVIVDERVITGQNPTSAHAVGAALVKQLSY
- a CDS encoding cysteine desulfurase-like protein — translated: MSFTLNDVRQQFSALGQYHNGKPVTFFDGPGGSQVPENVLASMTEYLGHFNSNLGGHYFSSQKTTSLMQQAREAAQALLNAESSGNVVFGANMTSLTFQLSRAISRDWKEGDEVIVTALDHYSNVSSWQQAADDKGAIVRQVRVDESDCSLDMAHFESLLNEKTKLVAVTFASNTTGSIVDMAKVIELAHQHGAQVYVDAVHYAPHHLIDVQQLNCDFLACSAYKFFGPHVGIAYVAPQWLHTLKPYKVEPATNIGPGRFETGTQSFEGLAGVIAAVDYLAQFGDPTDSLRSRLEQSYALYNKHESQLSEYFLKRLSDLEGAKLYGKTEFDSNLRTPTFAVTFENHSPEFIAKKLGEHNICVWNGHFYALGLVKQLGIEEQGVVRIGCMHYNSIEEIDLLFNVLEGILRSN
- a CDS encoding 2OG-Fe dioxygenase family protein, which encodes MLHAHENTLHITHLSNHAVKELSPSFSKLPSTEHADGQFRLRRYSVVEFSNGQVVELDKHNFVQSEDINHFQGDVVRQFEPIEAQILSSEGMQEMCELFIETNGLEDGQEIEIHQIRIAAIFEETQVAPEGVHQDGFDHIAIIGVTRHNIVGGEVMLYQDSHEAPFFRKVLGDGEVAMLADSKLWHNAQPIRTIDHGEMGYMDVFVLTAKDARNVLHS